In one window of Camelina sativa cultivar DH55 chromosome 15, Cs, whole genome shotgun sequence DNA:
- the LOC109124801 gene encoding jacalin-related lectin 33-like, whose product MAQKVEVKGGKGGNQWDDGSEHDAVTKIQAAAGGNGIQYVKFDYVKSGKTEEAPLRGVKGRSIAADPFVINHPEEHLVSVEGWYNPEGLIQGLKFKSNKKTSDVIGYEDGTPFSLQVQDKKIIGFHGFAGDYVHSLGAYFAPLLTSSTPLTSPIKQDAGGGTGGASWDDGVHDGIRKVHVGQGQDGVSSINIVYKKGSQEVEGGEHGKKTLLGFETFEVDEDDYIVAVQVTHDKVYGQDSEIITSLTFYTFKGKTSPPYGLETEKKFLLKDKNGGKLVGFHGRAGEALNALGAYFATTTTPLTPLTPPPKKLLAIGGNKGTAWDDGAYDGVKKVYVGQAQDGVSVVKFVYDKDAQDIVGSEHGKSTLLEFEEFELDYPSEYITAVEVTYDKIFGSEDVVITMLKFKTNKKTSSPFGLEAGTAFALKEEGHKIVGFHGKASELLHQFGVHVMPITN is encoded by the exons ATGGCCCAAAAAGTTGAAGTAAAAGGAGGAAAAGGCGGCAACCAATGGGACGATGGATCGGAACACGATGCTGTGACCAAGATTCAGGCCGCAGCAGGCGGGAACGGCATTCAATATGTTAAGTTCGACTATGTTAAGAGCGGAAAAACTGAAGAAGCCCCTCTTCGCGGTGTCAAGGGCCGTAGTATCGCAGCTGACCCG TTTGTGATTAACCATCCAGAGGAGCATCTAGTCTCGGTAGAAGGTTGGTATAACCCGGAAGGTCTCATTCAAGGGCTTAAGTTCAAATCCAACAAGAAGACTTCTGATGTCATTGGATACGAAGATGGTACTCCATTTAGTCTCCAAGTTCAAGACAAGAAGATCATTGGCTTTCATGGGTTTGCCGGAGATTATGTCCACTCTCTAGGAGCTTACTTTGCTCCATTATTAACTTCCAGTACTCCTTTGACCTCTCCTATCAAGCAAGATGCAGGGGGAGGTACCGGAGGAGCCTCATGGGATGATGGTGTACACGATGGCATTAGAAAGGTGCATGTAGGGCAAGGACAAGATGGTGTGTCGTCTATCAATATCGTGTACAAGAAGGGTTCTCAGGAGGTTGAAGGAGGTGAACATGGAAAGAAAACGCTTCTTGGATTTGAAACG TTTGAGGTTGATGAAGACGACTACATCGTAGCAGTGCAGGTGACCCACGACAAAGTATATGGCCAAGACTCTGAGATCATCACATCTCTTACCTTCTATACATTCAAGGGTAAAACCTCTCCACCCTATGGGTTGGAAACCGAAAAGAAGTTTTTACTCAAGGACAAAAATGGTGGAAAACTTGTTGGGTTCCATGGACGTGCTGGTGAAGCTCTAAATGCTCTTGGAGCATATTTTGCTACAACCACAACTCCTTTGACTCCTTTGACGCCTCCTCCCAAGAAACTATTGGCAATTGGTGGTAATAAAGGAACTGCATGGGACGATGGTGCTTACGATGGTGTTAAGAAAGTGTACGTAGGACAAGCCCAAGATGGTGTATCTGTCGTTAAGTTCGTGTACGACAAAGACGCTCAGGATATCGTCGGAAGTGAACATGGAAAGAGTACTTTACTTGAATTCGAGGAG TTTGAGCTTGATTATCCAAGTGAATACATCACCGCAGTTGAAGTCACATACGATAAAATCTTTGGGAGTGAAGACGTAGTCATAACTATGCTTAAGTTCAAGACTAATAAGAAAACGTCTTCTCCCTTTGGACTTGAAGCTGGCACAGCCTTCGCACTCAAAGAGGAAGGCCACAAGATCGTCGGGTTCCATGGAAAAGCCAGCGAGTT